A stretch of Pyrenophora tritici-repentis strain M4 chromosome 7, whole genome shotgun sequence DNA encodes these proteins:
- a CDS encoding putative histone acetyltransferase type b catalytic subunit protein: MELNLDDWVTNSNECFDINLYRSTNKNGPERLFDAFHPSYTYTVIEENETIAGYKNPSIQLDFRANDMKPQLKISFDQQLDLKKISPDLNQIDLSPELFREYLPETINEAAAPAPAEWKPPGERQSSFSLHGKQYEIWKASMTDPEARRIWINMRLLVILFIEGATIDGLDDEETLDRWSLYLMYDMTPLSQKNVSPYTLAGFSTSYRAWIFPTFEIARATKQLPSPAASVDGDGEKYTPPRLSQDPETFLFTDKLDLLQTPSRERISQFLVLPPYQGRLLGTRLYDHVFQDLATKPFIYEIPVEDPSEAFDAMRDYGDITYLRALLAFQKLSIASNIPPESLRKDSPIPRDQILGNGIDLEQLRKETKIVSRQFYRMVELHLLSTIPPNNRSRSRITRKAKSSNENDRRYYFWRLALKHRIYSQNADALDQMEDSAERVEKLESAVDSQQEEFEERLEGLEKRLSLAADDAAVPKAPGIVKAKLVRSSTKFANQILQHKDPTMANRQFNIAVLISGNGSNLQALIDACASGALPNTRITHVISNRKAAYGLERAAKASIPTTYHNLVPYKKQHPSDIDLARQQYDADLAKIILESTPRPDLIVCAGWMHIVTPAFLTPIAAAGIKIINLHPALPGEFAGAGAIERAWKAGQEEGLKRTGVMIHEVIAEVDAGDAVVTQEVELREGEALEALEERIHEVEHGLIVEGTRRVLGRIGGL, encoded by the exons ATGGAGCTCAATCTGGACGATT GGGTCACCAATTCAAACGAGTGCTTCGACATCAATCTCTACCGTTCGACAAACAAAAATGGACCGGAACGCCTCTTCGACGCCTTTCATCCCAGCTACACGTATACGGTCATCGAGGAGAATGAGACGATTGCTGGCTACAAGAACCCCAGCATCCAGCTTGACTTTCGCGCAAACGACATGAAGCCCCAGCTGAAGATCTCGTTTGACCAGCAACTCGACCTCAAGAAAATCTCCCCAGACCTGAACCAGATCGACTTGTCGCCCGAGCTGTTTCGCGAATATCTCCCAGAGACGATCAACGAAGCTGCCGCACCGGCTCCTGCAGAATGGAAGCCGCCTGGTGAACGCCAGAGCTCTTTCAGCCTCCACGGAAAGCAGTACGAGATATGGAAGGCCTCTATGACGGACCCCGAGGCCAGGCGTATTTGGATAAACATGAGGTTACTGGTCATATTGTTCATCGAGGGCGCGACCATTGACGGCTTGGATGACGAGGAGACGTTGGACCGCTGGTCGCTATACCTGATGTACGACATGACGCCTCTCTCCCAAAAGAATGTGTCACCGTATACACTGGCTGGCTTCTCCACATCCTACCGCGCCTGGATATTCCCCACCTTTGAGATTGCGCGTGCCACAAAGCAGCTACCATCACCAGCCGCTAGCGTCGATGGCGATGGTGAAAAGTATACCCCGCCACGTCTGTCGCAGGACCCCGAAACCTTTCTCTTTACCGACAAGCTAGATCTCCTCCAGACGCCATCACGGGAGCGCATCTCGCAATTCCTCGTCCTCCCACCGTACCAAGGCAGATTGCTGGGAACTCGTTTGTACGACCATGTCTTCCAGGATCTGGCGACGAAGCCCTTCATCTACGAAATCCCAGTGGAAGATCCCAGTGAGGCCTTTGATGCCATGCGCGACTACGGCGACATTACCTATCTCCGCGCTCTACTTGCCTTCCAGAAACTATCCATCGCTTCGAACATTCCGCCAGAGTCGCTTCGAAAGGATTCGCCCATTCCGCGCGACCAGATCCTCGGCAATGGAATCGATCTCGAACAACTGCGCAAAGAGACCAAGATTGTTAGCAGGCAGTTCTACAGAATGGTCGAGCTGCATCTCTTGTCCACAATCCCGCCCAACAATCGCAGTCGGTCGCGAATCACGCGCAAAGCAAAGTCGAGCAACGAAAACGATCGCCGATACTACTTTTGGCGTCTGGCCCTCAAACACCGGATTTACAGTCAGAACGCAGATGCGCTGGACCAGATGGAGGATTCGGCCGAGAGGGTCGAGAAGTTGGAATCTGCTGTCGATAGTCAACAAGAGGAGTTTGAGGAGCGTCTGGAGGGATTGGAGAAGCGGCTGAGTTTGGCGGCTGATGACGCTGCCGTCCCCA AGGCACCTGGTATCGTAAAAGCGAAGCTGGTACGATCCTCTACCAAGTTCGCAAACCAGATTTTACAACACAAAGACCCCACAATGGCAAACCGCCAATTCAACATCGCAGTGCTCATCTCAGGCAACGGCTCCAACCTCCAAGCCCTCATCGACGCATGCGCATCCGGCGCGCTGCCAAACACACGCATAACGCATGTGATATCAAA TCGCAAAGCCGCCTACGGACTCGAGCGCGCAGCCAAAGCCTCAATACCAACAACCTACCACAACCTCGTGCCCTATAAAAAACAACACCCGTCCGACATCGACCTCGCACGCCAACAATACGACGCCGACCTCGCCAAAATCATCCTCGAATCTACACCCCGACCCGACCTCATCGTCTGCGCTGGCTGGATGCACATCGTCACACCCGCATTTCTCACGCCCATCGCCGCCGCCGGCATCAAGATAATAAACTTGCACCCTGCGTTACCGGGAGAGTTTGCGGGCGCGGGCGCGATTGAGAGGGCGTGGAAGGCGGGGCAAGAGGAGGGGTTGAAGAGGACGGGGGTTATGATTCATGAGGTTATTGCGGAAGTGGATGCTGGGGACGCGGTTGTTACACAGGAGGTTGAGTTGAGGGAGGGGGAGGCGTTGGAGGCGTTGGAGGAGAGGATTCATGAGGTGGAGCATGGGTTGATTGTTGAGGGGACGAGGAGGGTGTTGGGGAGGATTGGGGGGTTGTGA
- a CDS encoding divalent heavy-metal cations transporter → MGVASFLAGSLPLSFNLSTRRLRIITLLGTGVLVGTSLIVIIPEGIETMYSAGGKAHTHSARSVAQPSMPSLERALPLAPRFPAWKRADQAKKASLIGGTSTADLSSDKTAIDAQLRKMKETAEKEKPVEDGHPQKGGDDDSTEGHKEGHSRVHAPEDDEAAHKHMEAGHEDGPSPHAYIGVALILGYILMFLVEHLPEALASNQPKYQPMHISLSNLARGPHNSSSLSLNGMGVQSAAVTPLATPGLPPPPTKKTPAATIGLVVHACADGIALGASSTAESTSLSLVIFFAIMLHKAPAAFGLTSVLLKQGLSKRKARTHLAFFSLAAPAGAIATWAIVHMFGRNHLGGDEGLTWATGWVLCFSGGTFLYVAMHSMSEATSQHGNEDPTTNGYMDAYPGGNSLSKGDIGIVMLGMLLPLVTQIGHAHSHGH, encoded by the exons ATGGGCGTTGC TTCTTTCCTCGCTGGCAGCCTTCCACTCTCCTTTAACCTGTCGACTCGTCGACTACGCATTATCACACTCCTTGGAACCGGTGTGCTTGTCGGTACATCGCTGATCGTCATTATACCCGAAGGTATCGAGACAATGTATAGCGCAGGAGGCAAGGCGCATACGCACAGCGCACGGAGCGTTGCCCAGCCGTCTATGCCGTCGCTGGAAAGAGCACTGCCACTCGCGCCCAGGTTTCCGGCATGGAAAAGAGCAGATCAAGCGAAAAAGGCGTCGCTCATCGGTGGTACGAGCACCGCGGATCTAAGCAGCGATAAGACGGCAATTGACGCGCAACTGAGGAAGATGAAGGAAACGGCAGAAAAGGAGAAGCCAGTGGAAGATGGACACCCCCAAAAGGGCGGCGACGACGACTCGACCGAAGGCCACAAGGAGGGACATAGCCGTGTACACGCACCCGAGGACGACGAAGCAGCCCACAAGCACATGGAGGCCGGCCACGAAGATGGACCCAGCCCACACGCATACATTGGCGTTGCGTTGATCCTAGGATACATACTCATGTTCCTGGTTGAACACCTGCCAGAAGCCCTGGCGTCTAACCAACCAAAATACCAACCAATGCACATCTCCCTCTCGAACCTAGCACGAGGGCCGCACAATTCCTCGTCCCTCAGTCTCAACGGAATGGGCGTGCAAAGTGCGGCGGTAACTCCTCTAGCTACACCAGGTCTACCCCCTCCGCCTACCAAGAAAACGCCAGCAGCCACCATTGGCCTCGTAGTCCACGCCTGCGCTGATGGCATTGCTCTGGGCGCTTCATCAACCGCCGAATCTACATCTCTCTCCCTAGTCATCTTCTTCGCAATCATGCTTCACAAGGCCCCTGCAGCGTTTGGCCTCACCTCCGTCCTCCTCAAACAAGGTCTCTCGAAACGCAAAGCCCGAACTCATCTTGCCTTCTTCAGCTTAGCAGCTCCAGCTGGCGCGATAGCAACCTGGGCCATTGTCCACATGTTCGGCCGCAACCATCTCGGCGGCGATGAGGGCTTGACCTGGGCAACAGGCTGGGTCTTGTGTTTTTCTGGTGGAACCTTTTT ATACGTCGCTATGCACTCCATGTCTGAGGCTACATCGCAGCACGGGAACGAGGACCCTACTACAAACGGATACATGGACGCTTATCCAGGTGGCAATAGTTTGTCCAAGGGCGACATTGGCATCGTCATGCTGGGCATGCTGCTCCCGCTCGTGACACAGATAGGTCATGCGCATTCGCACGGCCATTAG